DNA from Leucobacter aridicollis:
CATGATCTCGAATGCCTCGGGCTCATCTGTGGCATCGCCGAAGTTCATGCAGCCCAGCCCGATCGCGCTGACGAGAAGCCCTGATCGGCCGAGGTGCCTGTATTGCATAGTGTTCTCGGTCATGCGTTCCACGGTATGGAGTCGAACGAAGCCGAGGGAGACTCTCTCGGTACCCCCACCGAGCGGAACTCCCCAGGCTCTGCCGAACATGATTGCCTAGATTTCCAAGTCCACTGCACCACAGGGAGCGCGCTATGAATACGAGACCCAGCATCGCCGCCCTGTCAACAGCCGCCGCGATGTCTGCCGCATTCGCCTCATGCGGCGCTCAGGGCCCCGAGACGAGGCCAACCACATCTTCTGAACGATCCGAGCCGTCAGAGTCTACGCCGGAATGGAAAAGATCAACTATCCGCCACGGAGGTTCGGCGCCACGGGCAACGCGGGGATGGCACCTGAGGTCGGCGATCTATTCTCCTGCGTACCGTGGAGCAACTTGGGCTTCTTCTACGAGACCGGATTGCTCGGCCAGTCCCGAGATCTCATCCGGCTGGGAACGACCGATGACCTCGAGGCAGTCATGGAGCTCGAGGGGACGGCAGTGACGATCGATATCGCGGAGTGGGCGGGCGAAACGGCGGCGCTCGCTACCTCTTTTTATCGGTAAGGGGAACGTCTGCGGCCCGTGTGGGCGCTGCGTACTCGCTGGCAGCCCAGGAGGCGAGCAGATGCAGTTTCTCCGCCGACTCCGATCCTGGTTCCGCGGCATAGATCGTGATCGACAGCCCCGGCTCGGATTCCATCTCCATGCCCTCGTAAGCGAGCGTCATCTCGCCGACCACCGCATGGTGGAAGGTCTTGAACCCCGTGCCGTGATGGCGGACGTTGTGCGCGCCCCAGCGAGCGCGGAAGTCGGTGCTGCGGGTGGAGAGCTCGCCGATGAGATCGTGCAGCTCCTTGTTGTGCGGGTCGCGACCGGCCTCAGTGCGCAGGATCGCGACCGTCACATCGGCGAACACCTCCCAGTCAGGGTAGAAGTCGTGGGCTCGCTCGTCGAGGAACGTGAAGCGGGCGATGTTCGGCGGCTGCCCCTGGATCCGGCCAGGCATATCGAAGACTTCCTTGTAGAACGCACGCGCCAAGGTATTGGTCGCGAGGATGTCCATCCGTCCGTTGCGCACGAACGCCGGCCCGCCCGTCACCGCGTCCAGCATCCACTGCAGGCTAGTATGCGGCTGCCAGCTCTTGGGATTCCTGCGCCGCGGCGGACGCGCCACAGGGCTCGCGGCGTGGGCGAGATCGAATAGGTGGGCGCGCTCGGCGTCGTCGAGGCGAAGCCCCTTGGAGATCGCGTCGAGGATCTCGGGGGACGCTCCGCTGATCGAGCCTCGTTCGAGCTTGGTGTAGTACTCGACGCTCACCCCGGCGAGGGTCGCGACCTCAGTGCGTCGCAGGCCTTCGACGCGGCGGTTGGTGCCGGCGGGCAGCCCCACCTCGTCCGGGGTCACCCGAGCTCGGCGAGAAGTCAGGAACTCGCGTACCTCTGCTCGATTGTCCATGCTTCAACGATACGTGGGACCGCCGAGCCAAAGGAGTCTCTGGCAGTACCCCTTTTCAGCGAGCCTCCCACTAGCACTCGAATACCCAGAACATGGATATACCTGGCGCTGTCACGCGTTGCCCGGCACCCGAGAACCATGGGATCACGGAATCCCCGAAAGAAGGAGAACCCTGCCTTGCGCGGAGTCATCATGCATTCCCCCGGAGACGTCCGCATCGAAGAGCGCCCTGATCCGACCATCGAGCAGCCCACCGATGCAGTCATTCGCGTCACCGCATCCTGCATCTGCGGCTCGGACCTGTGGCCGTATCGCGGCGCAGAATCCGTTGAGGATGCACCCATGGGCCACGAATACGTCGGTGTTGTCGAACAGATCGGCAGCGCCGTCAAGGAGATCCAGGTCGGCGACTACGTCGTCGGTTCCTTCGTCGCTTCCGACAACACCTGCGAGATCTGCCTGGCGGGCTTCCAGTCACGGTGCATCCATCAGGTAATGATCGGAGCCATCGGTACCCAGGCTGAGAAGGCCCGCATCCCCTTGGCCGACGGCACTCTGGTGAAGGTCCCCGGCGAGCCCACCGAGGCGCAGGCCAAAAGCCTGCTGGCGGCATCTGACGTCCTCGGAACCGGCTGGTTCGCCGCCGTAGCCGCAGAGACGGGCCCGGGCAAGACCGTCGCTGTCGTGGGAGACGGAGCAGTCGGGCTCCTGGGCATCCTCGCCGCCAAGCGTCTCGGCGCGGAACGCATCATCGCTTTCTCCCGCCATGCCGACCGCCAGGCCCTGGCAAAGCAGTTCGGAGCGACCGACATTGTCGAAGAACGCGGCGAGGCAGGGAACGCGAAGATCAAGGAGCTCACCGGCGGGTACGGCGCTCACTCGACCATCGAAGCGGTCGGCACCCAGGAGTCCATGCTCCAGGCCATCGGGTCCACCCGCCCCGGTGGGCACGTCGGCTATGTGGGCGTGTCCCACGGCGTCGAA
Protein-coding regions in this window:
- a CDS encoding cyclophilin-like fold protein, coding for MEKINYPPRRFGATGNAGMAPEVGDLFSCVPWSNLGFFYETGLLGQSRDLIRLGTTDDLEAVMELEGTAVTIDIAEWAGETAALATSFYR
- a CDS encoding helix-turn-helix transcriptional regulator, with translation MDNRAEVREFLTSRRARVTPDEVGLPAGTNRRVEGLRRTEVATLAGVSVEYYTKLERGSISGASPEILDAISKGLRLDDAERAHLFDLAHAASPVARPPRRRNPKSWQPHTSLQWMLDAVTGGPAFVRNGRMDILATNTLARAFYKEVFDMPGRIQGQPPNIARFTFLDERAHDFYPDWEVFADVTVAILRTEAGRDPHNKELHDLIGELSTRSTDFRARWGAHNVRHHGTGFKTFHHAVVGEMTLAYEGMEMESEPGLSITIYAAEPGSESAEKLHLLASWAASEYAAPTRAADVPLTDKKR
- a CDS encoding zinc-dependent alcohol dehydrogenase family protein, producing the protein MRGVIMHSPGDVRIEERPDPTIEQPTDAVIRVTASCICGSDLWPYRGAESVEDAPMGHEYVGVVEQIGSAVKEIQVGDYVVGSFVASDNTCEICLAGFQSRCIHQVMIGAIGTQAEKARIPLADGTLVKVPGEPTEAQAKSLLAASDVLGTGWFAAVAAETGPGKTVAVVGDGAVGLLGILAAKRLGAERIIAFSRHADRQALAKQFGATDIVEERGEAGNAKIKELTGGYGAHSTIEAVGTQESMLQAIGSTRPGGHVGYVGVSHGVELDGLDLFFATVNLLGGPAPVRRFLPELIDLIMTDQIDPGIVFDLSLPLDQAAEGYRAMDERRATKVLLTP